The region CCAATACAGTTCCACTTAATCGATATCATTATGTACAAAAACAGAATGGGAATTTATTCATTGTATCGAGTAATGAATTAGGAGTCAATTTCCAATTTACCAATTCATCTTATAACAGTTGGCGACCTAGAAAAAATAATAATGCAGGATTAATTGCATTCCTAAGAACCGAAGGAGGAAATACCCATATTTATACAGCCAATCCAGATGGTTCTAATGTATTTAAAGTAACGACCGTTCCTGTTGCCGGATTTAACAACAACGAGTTGGATTTTTCTTGGAGTACCAATGGACAGGAATTTCTCTACGCAAACTTTAATAAACTGTACAGAATAAATAAAGATGGTAGTGGTTTGAATTTAGTATACACCGCACCTTCCGGAACAATGATTTCAGAATGTGACTGGAGCTATGACGGAAGCAAAATTGCATTAAAAACTAATAATGTGAATGGGTATAGTACGCAGATTTATATTATTGATATGTTGGGCAATACCTTAAAAACAATTTTATCGGGAACTTTAGGAGCTAGTGGCGGTCTCAATTTTTCAGTTGATGGAAACCGACTTTTGTATACCCGTGATATGTCAGGATTTGAAGATGGAAGTGGTAATTACAGACAGTTGGATACAAGAATTTTTGTCTACGATTTTCTGACAAACACAACCTACGACGTATCTTCCAAAAGTGATAGACCTCAGGGAACAAATGATTTAGACCCTCGGTTCTCACCGAATAATGCACAAATTATTTTTATGAATACCTCTAATGATAATATTTCTCAGAAAAATGTAGTTGTAGTAGATTTGAACAGTGCCATGACTGATATGACAAGAACAATTCTCTTTACCAATGCAGAAATGCCGGATTACGAATAAGCATTTTTAAATAGTATAAAAGACTTACCTCAAAAAGTAGGTCATCAGCTAAAGCTCAGATTTTATTATCTGAGCTTTAATTTTAGAAGAAAAATAGAAAATGATAATACATTACACGCCAATTCATAAAAATAAACACCAGATAAAACTTTATCTGGTGTTTATTTAAGAAATGATAATGTTGGTTATTAGTCTATAATATGATTTTCAATCGCATATTTTACAACACCTACAGAATTTTTAACATTTAATTTCAATAAAATTCTTTTACGATGGGTTTCTACGGTATTTATACTTATAAAAAGTTTTTCGGAAATATCCTTACTGCTTAAGCCGTCACAAATTAATTTTAATATTTCCAGTTCGCGTTTAGTAAGCGGATCTTGAATATGAAGTCTTTGCTTTCTTTCATCTGTGTTCAAGAAGTTGATCATTTTTTCTTTCGCATAGTCACAAATATAAATTTCATTTAAAAGCAAAGCCTGTATAGATTTTAAAAACTCATCATATCTGCTGTTTTTATCGAGGTAGCTTTTTATCCCTTTATTAAACAGTTTCCTTATATCCATTATATCATAATTGTTTCCTATGATAATGATCTTTATAGCTTTATTATTCGTAGTAATTTTTTCTACATTTTTATAAAGATCTGTAAGCATAAGCATATTGGAACTGATCATTAAGAATTCGGGGGATTTGTCCTGAAGATTTTCTTGAAGAGCTTCATTAGAATTACACAAATCAACCACACTAAAAAGGTTGCTCTGAGTCAGGAGTTTTGATAAACCTTCAGTATAAAGCATGGGCTCATCAAAAATTGTTAATCTTGGCTTCATCATGGTTTAGTTTTTTTCACATAGTAAATATACAAAAAAAAGCTCACCTTTTTAATTAAACAGCTAATTTAATTCTGTTTTTATTGTTTTTTTGTTTTGTTTTTTAAATATTTTTTAAATATTCAATAAATAATTCTCTTTTTTTTGATTTGTATAAAAAAAATATGAGTTATTATTTGATAAACCATTTATTGATAGGCTTTTTTGAAATATTTTTCAATTTAATTAACGTTTTAGTGATATGTAATTGTACATGGTGTATAAAAAGAGAGACCATTAAAATAGTCCCTCTTTTATTTTCTTTTAACTTAAATATACCGCTACTCATTAAAAGACACAAAAAAACCGGCTCAAATAAGCCGGTAAAGAAATTTTTATTTTTTAGATTCTTCAACAGAAACTTTTCTGAAATCTTTGAACAGTTTGCTCAATTCCAAAGCTGCTTTACGAGCTCTAGTCCCAGCTGCTTTGTTTCCTTTCTCAGCTTGTTGGTTAGCTTCAGTTGTAAAAGTTTCGAATTCCGCGTTGATTTTTTCAATTAGTTCTTTCATGTATTTAAAATTTTAGGCTGCAAATATAGGTTTTCAGGTGATTCTAGCCTAATTGTGAAGAAAAAAATTGTGAGAATTAATGAATAATTGATAATGTTAATTTGAAATTGCACAAATTGTTGCCTTTTTTAAATCAAACCCTCTTTATCCAAGATTAAAAACAATATTAAAAAAAAGAAAGAACTACTGACAGACTCATGTCACAATCCCCTTCTATTTTTGTCTTACAATTTTAAAATTAAAAAAATGAAGTTAGTATCAACACGTATTATTACAGCCAATGTAGAAAGCCTAATCCGGTTTTATGAAAAAATAACAGGGATTCACGCCATTCAATATACTCCTGATTTCGCAGAATTGAAAACAGCAACAGCAACAATTGCTATCGGAAGTATTAATACTCTACAATTTTTCGGAGGAGAGAGCGTGGCAAGACCTGCAGACAATAAAACGGCCATCATAGAATTTTGGGTTGATGACGTAGACAATGAATTTGAACGTTTAAAAACCTACTTATCATCTTCTGTAGTGCAGGAGCCTACCACAATGCCTTGGGGAAACAGATCATTATTATTCAGAGATCCTGACGGAAATTTGATTAATTTTTTTACGCCTGTTGCCAAGGAAGCAGTAGAAAAGTTTGCTGCAGAATAAGCAACCTATTAGGAATACCTTTAATAAGAATCGTCTTAATTTTAAGGCGATTTTTATTTTATACTATCGATTTAAAATTTCACTATTTCTCATAAACCTTAAAATATTTTTACTTTGCCGACAGTGCAGGATAATTTTTAAACATAATTGGTTTAGATTGCGATACATAAAGGAAAATAGCTGCAATAGCCTCTTAAAACCTGACCTTATGAAAAAATATGCCTTATTCTTTTTACTCTTAGCATTATCGGTACCGTTTTCGGCTCAATATAAACCCTGGACTTCCGCACAGCAGCCTTTAAAAGAAATTGAAGCGCTCAAACAGCAGATTGTGAAGCCCAATTTTAGAAAAAAAGATTACCTCATCACAGATTTTGGAGCCATTGGAGATGGAAAAACCAAAAATACCGAAGCATTTAAGAAAGCGATTGAAAAATGCAATGCAGAAGGTGGCGGAAGAGTCGTAGTGCCTAAAGGTATTTTTTTAACCGGGGCTATCTATTTAAAAAGTAATGTCAATCTTTATGTAAGCAAAGACGCTACCATTCTGTTCAGCCAGGACAGCAACGACTACCCTATCGTTTTCACGAGATGGGAAGGGATGGAATGCATGAACTATTCCTCCTTAATCTATGCTTATGAAGAAGAAAATATTGCCGTAACCGGAGAAGGAACATTGGATGGAAATGCAGATATGGACAACTGGTGGTTTTGGTGCGGTGCCGCAAAATATGGCTATAACGAATCCCGTTCGGGAAGACAAAATCCGGCACGTGCAAAACTTCACGAATATATGGCGCAGAGAAAACCTGCAAAAGAAAGAATTTTTGGTGACGGACATTATTTAAGACCCAATTTTGTGCAGCCTTACCGATGCAAAAACTTCTGGATGGCAGATGTCTTGGTTAAAAACTCCCCGATGTGGAATCTGAATCCTGTTCTGTGCGAAAATGTATTGATCG is a window of Candidatus Chryseobacterium colombiense DNA encoding:
- a CDS encoding carboxypeptidase regulatory-like domain-containing protein, with amino-acid sequence MKTIFRILSILIFSIFLVSCNEDLIDQVQSGTLRGKVVKRGTNVPIENVKIFTAPTTETVFSKADGTFEIPNMPVGNYSVKAELSGYLTTFQAVNIQKKDQIVTVAFELDDDNSLNTAPTTPQLLSPTDNSVNQPLTVELTWNSTDPDTDDVLKYNLTIKNNLDTNVIQVNDLTAKHYTLSNLKFGVSYFWQVSVSDGVHSPVLSAISKFTTNTVPLNRYHYVQKQNGNLFIVSSNELGVNFQFTNSSYNSWRPRKNNNAGLIAFLRTEGGNTHIYTANPDGSNVFKVTTVPVAGFNNNELDFSWSTNGQEFLYANFNKLYRINKDGSGLNLVYTAPSGTMISECDWSYDGSKIALKTNNVNGYSTQIYIIDMLGNTLKTILSGTLGASGGLNFSVDGNRLLYTRDMSGFEDGSGNYRQLDTRIFVYDFLTNTTYDVSSKSDRPQGTNDLDPRFSPNNAQIIFMNTSNDNISQKNVVVVDLNSAMTDMTRTILFTNAEMPDYE
- a CDS encoding response regulator transcription factor, whose product is MMKPRLTIFDEPMLYTEGLSKLLTQSNLFSVVDLCNSNEALQENLQDKSPEFLMISSNMLMLTDLYKNVEKITTNNKAIKIIIIGNNYDIMDIRKLFNKGIKSYLDKNSRYDEFLKSIQALLLNEIYICDYAKEKMINFLNTDERKQRLHIQDPLTKRELEILKLICDGLSSKDISEKLFISINTVETHRKRILLKLNVKNSVGVVKYAIENHIID
- a CDS encoding histone H1, whose translation is MKELIEKINAEFETFTTEANQQAEKGNKAAGTRARKAALELSKLFKDFRKVSVEESKK
- a CDS encoding VOC family protein, encoding MKLVSTRIITANVESLIRFYEKITGIHAIQYTPDFAELKTATATIAIGSINTLQFFGGESVARPADNKTAIIEFWVDDVDNEFERLKTYLSSSVVQEPTTMPWGNRSLLFRDPDGNLINFFTPVAKEAVEKFAAE
- a CDS encoding glycoside hydrolase family 28 protein, giving the protein MKKYALFFLLLALSVPFSAQYKPWTSAQQPLKEIEALKQQIVKPNFRKKDYLITDFGAIGDGKTKNTEAFKKAIEKCNAEGGGRVVVPKGIFLTGAIYLKSNVNLYVSKDATILFSQDSNDYPIVFTRWEGMECMNYSSLIYAYEEENIAVTGEGTLDGNADMDNWWFWCGAAKYGYNESRSGRQNPARAKLHEYMAQRKPAKERIFGDGHYLRPNFVQPYRCKNFWMADVLVKNSPMWNLNPVLCENVLIERVKVISHGPNNDGCDPEACKNVWITDCYFDTGDDCIAIKSGRDEDGRDIGRPAENHIIENCEMKDGHGGVVIGSEIAGGAKNIYAIGNIMDSKNLERALRIKTSSSRGGIIENVFFYNTKVGAYKEAAVRFNMHYEKPGNFIPTIRNIWVENLTVEKGGKYAVFSDAYESSPVTDFTMINSKMNGIEIPYKVDYLKNVTLKNVSVNGKPLTELKP